A region from the Flavobacterium enshiense genome encodes:
- a CDS encoding ATP-binding cassette domain-containing protein: protein MRHILEIDSVQKYYQHKLVVSDVYLKCETGDIIGLLGRNGSGKSTLLKIIFGIVPADYKFVRIDGKLKRKTSELLKEISYLPQDNFIPKQFSVQKAIRLSIPKEKLDAFCNDEMIQSVLDKKISHLSGGELRYLEIKLILSNDSKFVLLDEPYNGLSPIIAEKVNQLIRENAKQKGVIITDHNYRNVIDVSTKLILMESGKTRSLNDKEELIERGYLREGML, encoded by the coding sequence ATGAGGCATATTCTGGAAATTGACAGTGTTCAGAAATACTATCAGCATAAATTAGTAGTTTCTGATGTGTATCTCAAATGTGAAACCGGCGACATAATAGGATTGTTGGGAAGAAACGGTTCCGGAAAATCGACTTTGCTGAAAATCATTTTCGGAATTGTTCCGGCCGATTATAAATTTGTCCGCATCGACGGAAAACTGAAACGGAAAACCTCCGAGTTGCTGAAAGAAATCAGTTACTTGCCTCAGGATAATTTTATTCCGAAGCAATTTTCGGTTCAGAAAGCCATTCGGTTGTCCATTCCGAAAGAGAAATTGGATGCTTTTTGTAACGACGAAATGATTCAGTCGGTGCTGGATAAAAAAATCAGTCATCTGTCTGGTGGCGAATTACGTTACCTTGAAATAAAACTGATACTTTCAAATGATTCCAAATTTGTACTGCTTGATGAGCCATATAACGGTTTGTCACCTATCATAGCAGAAAAAGTGAATCAGTTAATCAGGGAAAATGCAAAACAAAAAGGTGTTATCATCACTGATCATAACTATCGAAATGTTATTGATGTATCCACAAAATTAATCCTGATGGAAAGTGGAAAAACACGTTCTCTAAATGATAAAGAGGAATTAATTGAACGAGGTTATTTGAGAGAAGGAATGCTTTAA
- a CDS encoding alpha/beta fold hydrolase — MSKFIIHKNTKIAYSESGKGTAVVLLHGFLENATMWDFYVAEFAKKYRVITIDLLGHGQTECMGYVHTMEDMADAVHAVLHELRIRKAFFVGHSMGGYVSLAFAELYPDNVKGLVLLNSTSRADSDERKLNRDRAIIAVKQNYSAFISMAIANLFSEENRDRLTEEIEYVKVEALKTPLQGIVAASEGMKIRKDREVILHFAPYPILLILGKKDPVLIYEDNLEQIEGTNVQLVSFSGGHMSHIENRDQLGKVLLDFFKSV; from the coding sequence GTGAGTAAATTCATCATTCATAAAAACACCAAAATCGCTTATTCCGAAAGCGGAAAAGGAACTGCTGTAGTTCTGCTTCATGGTTTTTTGGAAAATGCAACCATGTGGGATTTTTATGTTGCCGAATTCGCTAAAAAATATCGCGTAATCACAATAGATTTGCTGGGTCACGGACAAACTGAATGCATGGGCTACGTTCACACCATGGAAGATATGGCCGATGCGGTTCATGCGGTTTTGCACGAATTGCGCATACGAAAAGCCTTTTTTGTAGGACATTCCATGGGCGGTTATGTTTCACTGGCTTTCGCAGAATTATATCCCGACAACGTAAAAGGACTTGTGCTTTTGAACTCGACTTCCCGGGCCGACAGCGACGAACGAAAACTGAATCGCGACCGCGCCATTATCGCAGTAAAACAGAATTATTCGGCATTTATCAGCATGGCGATTGCCAATCTTTTCAGTGAAGAAAACCGCGATAGACTTACTGAGGAAATCGAATACGTTAAAGTCGAAGCATTAAAAACACCACTCCAAGGCATCGTAGCCGCTTCGGAAGGCATGAAAATAAGAAAAGACCGCGAAGTCATTCTGCATTTTGCCCCTTATCCCATACTACTGATTTTAGGCAAAAAAGATCCGGTTCTGATTTATGAAGATAACCTGGAACAAATCGAAGGAACAAACGTACAATTAGTTTCTTTCTCTGGCGGCCACATGAGCCATATTGAAAATAGAGACCAATTAGGAAAAGTTTTATTAGATTTTTTCAAGTCGGTTTAA
- a CDS encoding aminopeptidase P family protein, whose product MKYHQISRDLFVKNRQKFTANMKPNSVAVFNSNDIYPVSADSTLPFAQHRDIFYLSGVDQEESILLLFPDAPYEHLKEILFLKETNEHIAVWEGEKLTKERAFEVSGVKTVIWLQDFHKTLKEIMAYADTIYINTNEHYRAAIETETREARFVKWWKENYPAHKIEKSNPILQRLRSIKESEEIDLIQNACNITEKGIRRLLSFVKPNVMEYEIEAELAHEFLRNRSKGFAYTPIIASGANANVLHYIENNQQCKAGDLLLLDVGAEYANYSSDLSRTIPVSGRFTERQRAVYDAVLRVKNEATKMLVPGALWKQYHLEVGKIMTSELLGLGLIDKADVQNENPDWPAYKKYFMHGTSHHMGLDTHDYGLLHEPMQANMVFTVEPGIYIPAEGFGIRLEDDVVIQEKGEPFNLMRNIPIEADEIETLMNS is encoded by the coding sequence ATGAAATACCATCAGATATCCCGTGATTTATTTGTCAAAAACAGACAGAAATTCACGGCAAACATGAAACCCAACAGTGTTGCTGTTTTTAATTCCAATGACATCTACCCTGTTTCGGCCGACAGCACATTGCCTTTCGCACAACACCGAGATATTTTTTACTTATCCGGAGTAGACCAGGAAGAAAGCATCCTTTTACTTTTTCCGGATGCTCCTTACGAGCATTTAAAAGAAATCCTGTTCTTAAAAGAAACCAATGAACACATTGCCGTTTGGGAAGGTGAAAAGTTAACTAAAGAACGCGCCTTTGAAGTATCAGGAGTAAAAACAGTGATCTGGTTGCAGGATTTCCATAAAACACTGAAAGAAATCATGGCATATGCCGATACCATTTACATTAACACCAACGAGCATTACCGCGCTGCTATCGAAACCGAAACCCGCGAGGCCCGTTTTGTGAAATGGTGGAAAGAAAATTACCCGGCACACAAGATTGAAAAATCCAATCCGATTTTACAACGTTTGCGCTCAATAAAAGAAAGCGAGGAAATCGACTTAATCCAAAACGCTTGTAACATTACCGAAAAAGGAATCCGAAGATTATTATCGTTTGTGAAACCCAACGTAATGGAATATGAAATCGAAGCGGAACTGGCTCACGAATTCCTAAGAAACCGTTCCAAAGGTTTTGCCTATACACCAATTATCGCTTCGGGAGCAAATGCCAATGTTTTACATTATATAGAAAACAACCAGCAATGTAAAGCCGGCGATTTATTGCTTTTGGATGTTGGTGCCGAATATGCGAACTATTCCAGCGACTTGTCCAGAACGATTCCGGTTTCAGGACGTTTCACAGAAAGACAAAGAGCGGTTTACGATGCGGTTTTACGTGTGAAAAACGAGGCTACCAAAATGCTTGTTCCGGGAGCTTTATGGAAACAGTACCATCTTGAAGTGGGTAAAATAATGACCTCAGAATTACTAGGTTTAGGATTAATCGATAAAGCCGATGTGCAGAACGAAAATCCGGATTGGCCGGCTTACAAAAAATATTTCATGCATGGTACATCACACCACATGGGACTAGACACTCATGACTACGGTTTATTACACGAACCAATGCAAGCCAACATGGTCTTCACGGTAGAACCCGGAATTTATATCCCAGCAGAAGGTTTCGGAATACGTTTGGAAGACGATGTGGTGATTCAGGAAAAAGGAGAACCTTTCAACCTAATGCGCAACATTCCTATCGAAGCAGATGAGATTGAAACTTTGATGAATTCGTAA
- a CDS encoding succinate dehydrogenase cytochrome b subunit, producing MAKSALLKSSIVKKYWMALTGLFLCLFLAGHLAGNLQLIFGNASQFNQYALFMTSNPAVKLLSYVTYFSILFHAVDGFMLTYQNVKARPIGYAKSNPAASSSFSSRNMAVLGTLILVFIVTHMVNFWAVMHFDKNMPLVSREVSEMGMSQKVAVGVLGSQAPYFPLDAKGKLNAEVIRRNELTQKTVTTVVDKDGYVVFEGQKDLHKITFAFFQNPKTGLIATILYVLAMVVLAFHLLHGFQSAFQSLGVNNKFTPAIKSFGTLFAIIVPLLFAIIPVYIHFVK from the coding sequence ATGGCAAAATCTGCGCTTTTAAAGTCGTCTATCGTAAAAAAATACTGGATGGCTCTTACGGGTTTATTTTTATGCTTGTTTTTGGCGGGTCACTTAGCTGGAAATCTTCAGTTGATTTTCGGAAATGCATCACAGTTTAATCAGTATGCATTATTCATGACTTCCAATCCGGCAGTAAAATTATTATCTTACGTAACGTACTTCTCTATCTTGTTTCACGCAGTTGACGGGTTTATGTTAACGTATCAAAACGTAAAAGCAAGACCAATCGGTTACGCAAAATCAAATCCTGCTGCAAGCAGCAGTTTTTCATCAAGAAACATGGCGGTTTTAGGAACGTTAATTTTAGTGTTCATCGTTACGCACATGGTTAACTTTTGGGCTGTGATGCATTTTGACAAAAACATGCCGTTAGTATCCAGAGAAGTTTCTGAGATGGGTATGAGTCAAAAAGTAGCTGTCGGTGTTTTGGGTTCGCAAGCACCTTATTTTCCTTTAGATGCTAAGGGTAAACTTAATGCAGAAGTTATAAGAAGAAATGAGTTGACTCAGAAAACGGTTACGACTGTTGTTGATAAAGACGGTTATGTTGTTTTCGAAGGACAGAAGGATTTGCATAAAATTACTTTTGCTTTCTTCCAAAATCCAAAAACAGGATTGATTGCAACTATTTTGTATGTATTGGCAATGGTAGTTTTAGCATTCCACTTATTACACGGATTCCAAAGTGCATTCCAATCGTTGGGTGTAAATAATAAATTTACTCCGGCTATCAAGTCTTTCGGAACCTTATTTGCAATCATCGTTCCTTTATTGTTTGCAATTATTCCGGTTTATATTCACTTTGTTAAATAA
- a CDS encoding fumarate reductase/succinate dehydrogenase flavoprotein subunit: MKLDSKIPDGHISEKWTNHKNNLKLVAPNNRPKIDIIIVGTGLAGASAAASFAEMGYNVKAFCYQDSPRRAHSIAAQGGINAAKNYQNDGDSIYRLFYDTIKGGDYRAREANVHRLAEVSGNIIDQCVAQGVPFAREYGGMLDNRSFGGTQVQRTFYAAGQTGQQLLLGAYSALNRQIGLGRVEMYNRHEMLELVKVDGKARGIIARNLITGEIERHSAHAVIVATGGYGNVYFLSTNAMGSNVTAAWKIHRQGALFANPAYVQIHPTCIPVHGTNQSKLTLMSESLRNSGRIWVPKKKEDAEAIRAGKLKPVQIAEGDRDYFLERRYPAFGNLVPRDVASRAAKERCDAGFGIEANDTNEGVYLDFSTEIQNKGKQAAYAKGNHNPSAAEITALGKQWLEEKYGNLFTMYQKITDENPYETPMKIYPAVHYTMGGVWVDYNLQSTIPGCFVAGEANFSDHGANRLGASALMQGLADGYFVLPYTVSNYLADDIRTGKISTDLPEFVEAENRVKDQINSFINNKGTKSVDHFHKRLGNIMWNKVGMGRNENGLTEAISEIAALKEEFYKNVYVPGSNDELNPELEKALRVADFIELGQLMAMDALQRKESCGGHFREEYQDSEGETLRDDVNFSFVGAWEYQGSDINKEVLHKEDLKYDFIKIAARNYK, from the coding sequence ATGAAGTTAGATTCAAAAATACCTGATGGTCACATTTCAGAGAAATGGACTAATCATAAAAATAACCTTAAACTGGTTGCACCTAACAACAGACCAAAAATCGATATCATTATTGTAGGGACTGGTTTGGCAGGTGCTTCTGCAGCAGCTTCATTTGCTGAAATGGGGTACAACGTAAAAGCGTTTTGTTATCAGGATTCTCCTCGTCGTGCGCACTCTATTGCTGCTCAAGGGGGTATCAATGCTGCTAAAAATTATCAAAACGACGGTGACTCTATTTATCGTTTATTCTATGATACAATCAAAGGTGGTGACTACCGTGCACGTGAGGCAAACGTTCACCGTTTGGCTGAAGTTTCCGGAAACATCATTGACCAGTGTGTGGCTCAGGGTGTTCCGTTCGCTCGTGAATACGGCGGTATGTTAGATAACCGTTCTTTCGGTGGTACTCAGGTTCAACGTACATTCTACGCTGCAGGGCAAACAGGACAACAGTTGTTGCTTGGAGCTTATTCTGCACTTAACCGTCAAATCGGATTAGGACGTGTTGAAATGTACAACCGTCACGAAATGTTGGAATTGGTAAAAGTTGATGGAAAAGCCCGCGGTATCATTGCTCGTAACCTTATTACAGGTGAAATCGAAAGACATTCAGCTCACGCTGTGATTGTTGCAACAGGAGGATACGGAAACGTATATTTCCTTTCTACAAACGCAATGGGGTCAAATGTTACTGCTGCATGGAAAATCCACAGACAAGGAGCTTTGTTCGCTAATCCAGCTTACGTACAAATCCACCCAACATGTATTCCGGTTCACGGAACAAATCAGTCTAAGTTGACTTTGATGTCTGAGTCATTGCGTAACTCCGGACGTATTTGGGTTCCTAAGAAAAAAGAAGATGCTGAAGCAATCCGTGCTGGAAAATTGAAACCGGTACAAATTGCTGAAGGAGACAGAGATTATTTCTTAGAGAGAAGATACCCTGCATTTGGTAACCTTGTTCCTCGTGACGTTGCATCTCGTGCTGCTAAGGAGCGTTGTGATGCTGGTTTCGGAATCGAAGCTAACGATACTAACGAAGGTGTATATTTAGATTTCTCTACTGAAATTCAAAATAAAGGTAAGCAGGCGGCTTACGCAAAAGGGAACCACAACCCATCTGCTGCAGAAATTACTGCTTTAGGTAAACAATGGTTAGAAGAGAAATACGGTAACTTGTTTACAATGTACCAAAAAATCACTGACGAGAATCCGTATGAGACTCCGATGAAGATTTACCCTGCTGTTCACTATACTATGGGGGGTGTTTGGGTTGATTACAACTTACAGTCTACAATCCCTGGATGTTTCGTAGCAGGAGAAGCTAACTTCTCTGATCACGGAGCTAACCGTTTGGGAGCTTCTGCGTTGATGCAAGGTTTGGCTGATGGTTATTTCGTATTGCCTTACACGGTTTCTAACTATTTGGCAGACGATATCCGTACAGGAAAAATTTCTACAGATTTGCCAGAGTTTGTTGAAGCTGAAAACCGTGTGAAAGATCAAATCAACAGTTTCATAAACAATAAAGGAACTAAGTCTGTAGACCACTTCCACAAGCGTTTAGGAAACATCATGTGGAATAAAGTTGGTATGGGTCGTAACGAGAATGGTCTGACAGAAGCTATTTCTGAAATCGCTGCTTTAAAAGAAGAATTCTACAAAAATGTTTACGTTCCGGGAAGCAACGATGAATTAAATCCTGAGTTGGAAAAAGCACTTCGCGTTGCCGACTTCATCGAATTGGGTCAGTTGATGGCTATGGATGCTTTACAGCGTAAAGAATCTTGTGGTGGTCACTTCCGTGAGGAGTATCAGGATTCAGAAGGAGAAACTCTTCGTGATGATGTTAACTTCTCATTTGTTGGAGCATGGGAATACCAAGGTTCAGATATCAATAAAGAAGTATTACACAAAGAAGATTTGAAATACGATTTTATCAAAATTGCAGCTAGAAATTATAAATAA
- a CDS encoding succinate dehydrogenase/fumarate reductase iron-sulfur subunit has protein sequence MASKKNININLKIWRQKNAKAKGSMETYKLDNVSTDSSFLEMLDQLNEELINKQIEPVAFDHDCREGICGMCSLYINGRAHGPDTGITTCQLHMRMFNDGDTIFVEPWRSKAFPVIKDLVVDRTSFERIQQAGGFVSVNTSGNTIDANATPVPKHDADKAFEAAACIGCGACVATCKNGSAMLFVGAKVSQFALLPQGKVEATQRVLNMVRQMDEEGFGNCTNTGACEIECPKGISLENIARMNREFLKASLK, from the coding sequence ATGGCTTCTAAAAAGAACATCAATATAAACCTTAAAATTTGGCGTCAGAAAAACGCTAAAGCCAAAGGTAGTATGGAAACATACAAACTGGATAACGTTTCTACAGACAGTTCATTCCTGGAAATGTTAGACCAATTGAACGAAGAATTGATCAACAAACAAATCGAGCCGGTAGCTTTCGATCACGACTGTCGTGAAGGAATTTGCGGTATGTGTTCGTTATACATCAACGGACGTGCTCACGGACCGGATACAGGAATCACAACTTGTCAGCTTCACATGCGTATGTTCAATGACGGAGATACGATTTTCGTTGAGCCATGGAGAAGTAAAGCTTTCCCTGTAATCAAGGATTTGGTTGTAGACAGAACTTCTTTCGAGAGAATCCAACAGGCTGGAGGTTTCGTTTCGGTAAACACTTCCGGAAACACAATTGACGCGAATGCGACTCCGGTTCCGAAACACGATGCAGATAAAGCGTTCGAAGCAGCAGCTTGTATTGGTTGTGGAGCGTGTGTAGCTACATGTAAAAATGGTTCGGCTATGCTATTCGTTGGGGCAAAAGTGTCTCAGTTCGCTTTATTGCCGCAAGGAAAAGTGGAAGCAACTCAGCGTGTATTAAACATGGTACGTCAGATGGACGAAGAAGGATTCGGTAACTGTACCAATACTGGTGCATGCGAAATCGAATGTCCGAAAG